In Drosophila simulans strain w501 chromosome 3R, Prin_Dsim_3.1, whole genome shotgun sequence, a single window of DNA contains:
- the LOC6727485 gene encoding protein nanos isoform X1, whose amino-acid sequence MFRSNLEGSGAAAVSVANPPSLTLTGKIFQLQDNFSAFHARGGLNMLGLQDLYLDTSGVNSSVALSPPSTPITPVTPDPSTSAQSTHFSFLADNNAATANSILLQRQYHYHLLLQQQQQLAMAQHQLALAASAAAASASHQQTDEIARSLKIFAQVTTGAAENVAGSMQDVMQDFATNGYASDDPGRMSYGSALPQAQTQPQQQHQQQQGLHLPLGRNPAQLQVNGGNLMPMPLATHWLNNYREHLNNVWRNMSYVPAASNTMGLQAQASATVSTNLGVGMGLGFPVQAEQLRGASNPSNSNNNNKVYKRYNSKAKEISRHCVFCENNNEPEAVINSHSVRDNFNRVLCPKLRTYVCPICGASGDSAHTIKYCPKKPIITMEDAIKAESFRLAKSSYYKQQMKV is encoded by the exons ATGTTCCGCAGCAACTTGGAAGGCAGTGGCGCAGCAGCAGTAAGTGTTGCAAATCCCCCCTCGTTGACTCTGACTGGAAAGATTTTCCAATTGCAGGACaacttttctgcttttcacGCCAGAGGAGGACTCAACATGCTGGGCCTGCAGGACTTGTACTTGGACACCAGTGGGGTCAACTCGTCGGTCGCTTTGAGTCCGCCCAGCACCCCCATTACGCCGGTGACCCCTGACCCGTCGACGTCTGCGCAGTCGACGCACTTTTCTTTCCTGGCCGACAACAACGCAGCCACCGCCAATTCGATCCTTCTGCAGCGACAGTACCACTACCACTtgctgctccagcagcagcaacaactagcCATGGCGCAGCACCAATTGGCGCTGGCTGCATCAGCGGCAGCGGCTAGTGCGAGTCACCAGCAAACGGACGAGATTGCGCGATCCTTGAAAATCTTTGCGCAGGTGACGACGGGCGCAGCAG AAAATGTGGCTGGCTCGATGCAGGATGTGATGCAGGACTTCGCGACCAACGGCTATGCCAGCGATGATCCCGGTCGCATGTCCTACGGGAGTGCTCTGCCACAGGCGCAGAcgcaaccgcagcagcagcatcagcaacagcaggggCTGCACCTGCCACTGGGCCGCAATCCTGCCCAGCTGCAGGTCAATGGCGGCAACTTAATGCCCATGCCACTCGCCACCCACTGGCTGAACAACTACCGCGAGCATCTGAACAACGTGTGGCGAAACATGTCGTATGTGCCAGCCGCTTCCAATACAATGGGATTGCAGGCCCAAGCATCGGCCACTGTGTCCACCAATCTCGGCGTTGGAATGGGTCTGGGATTTCCCGTGCAGGCTGAACAGCTGCGCGGAGCTTCTAATCCCAGTAAcagtaataacaacaacaaggtgTACAAGCGATACAACAGCAAGGCTAAAGAG ATCAGCCGCCACTGCGTCTTTTGTGAGAATAACAACGAACCAGAGGCGGTAATCAATAGCCACTCAGTGCGAGATAACTTTAATCGAGTGCTGTGCCCCAAACTACGCACCTACGTGTGCCCCATCTGCGGGGCATCTGGGGACTCGGCGCACACGATTAAGTACTGCCCCAAGAAGCCGATCATCACCATGGAGGATGCGATCAAGGCGGAATCGTTCCGCCTAGCCAAGAGCAGCTACTACAAGCAACAGATGAAGGTTTAG
- the LOC6727485 gene encoding protein nanos isoform X2: MFRSNLEGSGAAADNFSAFHARGGLNMLGLQDLYLDTSGVNSSVALSPPSTPITPVTPDPSTSAQSTHFSFLADNNAATANSILLQRQYHYHLLLQQQQQLAMAQHQLALAASAAAASASHQQTDEIARSLKIFAQVTTGAAENVAGSMQDVMQDFATNGYASDDPGRMSYGSALPQAQTQPQQQHQQQQGLHLPLGRNPAQLQVNGGNLMPMPLATHWLNNYREHLNNVWRNMSYVPAASNTMGLQAQASATVSTNLGVGMGLGFPVQAEQLRGASNPSNSNNNNKVYKRYNSKAKEISRHCVFCENNNEPEAVINSHSVRDNFNRVLCPKLRTYVCPICGASGDSAHTIKYCPKKPIITMEDAIKAESFRLAKSSYYKQQMKV, translated from the exons ATGTTCCGCAGCAACTTGGAAGGCAGTGGCGCAGCAGCA GACaacttttctgcttttcacGCCAGAGGAGGACTCAACATGCTGGGCCTGCAGGACTTGTACTTGGACACCAGTGGGGTCAACTCGTCGGTCGCTTTGAGTCCGCCCAGCACCCCCATTACGCCGGTGACCCCTGACCCGTCGACGTCTGCGCAGTCGACGCACTTTTCTTTCCTGGCCGACAACAACGCAGCCACCGCCAATTCGATCCTTCTGCAGCGACAGTACCACTACCACTtgctgctccagcagcagcaacaactagcCATGGCGCAGCACCAATTGGCGCTGGCTGCATCAGCGGCAGCGGCTAGTGCGAGTCACCAGCAAACGGACGAGATTGCGCGATCCTTGAAAATCTTTGCGCAGGTGACGACGGGCGCAGCAG AAAATGTGGCTGGCTCGATGCAGGATGTGATGCAGGACTTCGCGACCAACGGCTATGCCAGCGATGATCCCGGTCGCATGTCCTACGGGAGTGCTCTGCCACAGGCGCAGAcgcaaccgcagcagcagcatcagcaacagcaggggCTGCACCTGCCACTGGGCCGCAATCCTGCCCAGCTGCAGGTCAATGGCGGCAACTTAATGCCCATGCCACTCGCCACCCACTGGCTGAACAACTACCGCGAGCATCTGAACAACGTGTGGCGAAACATGTCGTATGTGCCAGCCGCTTCCAATACAATGGGATTGCAGGCCCAAGCATCGGCCACTGTGTCCACCAATCTCGGCGTTGGAATGGGTCTGGGATTTCCCGTGCAGGCTGAACAGCTGCGCGGAGCTTCTAATCCCAGTAAcagtaataacaacaacaaggtgTACAAGCGATACAACAGCAAGGCTAAAGAG ATCAGCCGCCACTGCGTCTTTTGTGAGAATAACAACGAACCAGAGGCGGTAATCAATAGCCACTCAGTGCGAGATAACTTTAATCGAGTGCTGTGCCCCAAACTACGCACCTACGTGTGCCCCATCTGCGGGGCATCTGGGGACTCGGCGCACACGATTAAGTACTGCCCCAAGAAGCCGATCATCACCATGGAGGATGCGATCAAGGCGGAATCGTTCCGCCTAGCCAAGAGCAGCTACTACAAGCAACAGATGAAGGTTTAG
- the LOC6727484 gene encoding mitochondrial import inner membrane translocase subunit TIM44 isoform X2, with protein sequence MYRIAALARDRACLFTCQQASQNLQQQQPRFYSAPGRRAGFFSQFFDNMKAEMDKNKEIKDNIRKFREEAQKLEESDALKSARQKFNIVESEAQKSSSMLKEQLGAIKERVGDVLEDASKSDLAKKVTEELSKKARGVSDTISDTSGKLGQTSAFQAISNTTTTIKKEMDSASIENRVYRAPAQLRKRVQLDMSDSDRVVEPNTEATGMELHKDSKFYESWENFKNNNTYVNKVLDWKVKYDESENPVIRASRLLTDKVSDVMGGLFSKTELSETMTELVKIDPSFDQKDFLRDCETDIIPNILESIVRGDLEILKDWCFESTFNIIANPIKEAKKAGLYLDSKILDIENIELAMGKVMEQGPVLIITFQAQQIMCVRDQKSQVVEGDPEKVMRVHYVWVLCRDRNELNPKAAWRLMELSANSSEQFV encoded by the exons ATG TACAGAATAGCTGCCCTTGCGCGGGATCGCGCCTGTCTCTTCACGTGCCAGCAGGCCTCGCAgaacctgcagcagcagcag CCCCGCTTTTATAGTGCGCCAGGTCGCAGGGCCGGCTTCTTCTCGCAGTTCTTCGACAACATGAAGGCGGAGATGGATAAGAACAAGGAGATCAAGGACAATATCCGAAAGTTCCGTGAGGAGGCCCAGAAGCTAGAAGAATCGGACGCCCTGAAGTCAGCGCGGCAAAAGTTTAACATCGTCGAATCCGAGGCGCAAAAGTCGTCTAGCATGCTGAAGGAGCAGCTGGGCGCCATCAAGGAGCGTGTAGGTGATGTTCTAGAGGACGCCAGCAAATCCgatctggccaaaaaggttACCGAGGAGCTCTCGAAGAAGGCTAGGGGGGTCAGCGACACGATCTCGGACACCAGTGGCAAGCTGGGCCAGACCAGCGCTTTCCAAGCCATCTCTAACACGACGACGACCATCAAAAAGGAGATGGACAGCGCAAGCATAGAGAATCGTGTCTATCGTGCTCCTGCCCAGTTGCGCAAGCGCGTCCAGCTCGACATGAGCGATAGCGATCGCGTTGTGGAGCCCAACACGGAAGCCACTG GTATGGAGCTGCACAAGGACTCCAAGTTCTACGAGTCGTGGGAGAACTTCAAGAACAACAATACCTACGTGAACAAGGTGCTTGACTGGAAGGTTAAATACGACGAGTCTGAGAACCCTGTGATCCGTGCCTCCCGCCTGCTGACCGACAAAGTGTCCGACGTCATGGGCGGACTCTTTTCAAAGACGGAGCTTTCGGAAACGATGACGGAGCTGGTGAAAATCGATCCGAGCTTTGATCAGAAGGATTTCCTCCGCGATTGCGAAACGGACATCATTCCAAATATTCTGGAATCGATTGTCCGTGGCGACCTGGAGATTCTGAAGGACTGGTGCTTTGAGAGCACTTTCAATATTATCGCAAATCCCATTAAGGAGGCTAAGAAGGCTGGCCTGTACCTGGACTCCAAGATCCTCGACATCGAGAACATTGAATTGGCAATGGGCAAGGTCATGGAGCAGGGCCCGGTACTGATCATCACGTTCCAAGCCCAGCAGATCATGTGCGTGCGGGACCAGAAGAGTCAGGTCGTCGAGGGCGATCCGGAGAAGGTGATGCGGGTGCACTACGTCTGGGTGCTGTGCCGCGACCGCAACGAACTCAACCCCAAGGCTGCCTGGCGGCTGATGGAGCTGTCCGCCAACAGCTCAGAGCAATTTGTTTAG